The bacterium genomic interval ACTGCAGAAGGGCTTGAAGCGGAAACTGATTACGCGAGAAACCGTCAAGAAGTTCATCGAGCAGCAGAGAATCTTCGCAAAATTCTTTTGGCAATGGCACGCGATATTCGCGTGATGGTTATCAAGCTGGCTGATCGCTTGCATAATATGGAGACCTTGGGTTGTCTAACCCCTGAGCGTCAGAAGAAGATTGCCTCCGAAACGATGCAAATCTACGCCCCTCTCGCGGCAAGATTGGGCATTTGGGAAATCAAATGGAATCTGGAAGACTTCGGCTTTAAGTATCTCTATCCCGAAGATTACGCGCGAATTTCTGCTCATGTGGCAAAAACTCGATTGGAGCGTGTGAAGAATGTTCATGAGGCCATTCGAACGCTCAAAGAGAAGCTTGAGCAAGCAGGTATCCGCGCAGATGTTCAGGGTAGACCAAAACACCTTTGGAGCATCTACCAAAAAACGCTAACTCAGGGTATCTCAATCGATGACATCTATGACCTGACGGCATTGAGGATAATTGTGGCTGCAGAGCCGGAGTGCTATTATGCCCTCGGCTTAGTCCACGACCTTTGGCAGCCGATCCCAAGTCTGTTTTATGACTATATCGCTAAACCAAAAGCGAACGGTTATCGATCGCTCCACACGAAGGTGATGGGACAGACTAACGAACCGATGGAAGTGCAAATTCGAACCTGGGAAATGCACCGCACGGCTGAATTCGGGATCGCCGCTCACTGGCAGTACAAAGAAGGCGGTAAGCTCGATGAGACTTATGTCGATAAGCTGGGGCGGCTTCGTCAGCAGCTCTTCGACTGGAGCAGTGACTCCAAATCAAGCAGCGAATTCTTGCGCACAGTCGTCAGCGATCTGTTCTCTGACCAAGTGCTTGTGTTTACGCCTAAAGGCGACGTTATCGACCTTCCGGCAGGCGCGACTGCAGTCGATCTCTCTTATCGAATTCACACCGACCTCGGAAACCACACCATTGGCGCCAAAGTGAACGGGCGTATCGTTCCGTTAAGCTATCAGTTCCAAAACGGGGATATTGTCGAGATACTCTCACGCCAAAATGCATCGCCCAGCGCCGACTGGATGAAGTTTGTTAAAACATCTCATGCGCGTTCTAGTATCCGAAGCCATCTGAGACGTATTCACCGGACCACCAATGCGCAACTTGGCCGGCAGGCGATTGAAAAGGAACTTAAATGGCTCGGGTTGGAACCGAAGGAATTCTTTGGCGAAGATAAGCTTCAGCGTATAGTAGAGGAACTCAATAAAGAAAATGTCGAGGACTTGCTGGCATCGGTCGGCGAAGGATTAATCAGCACTAACTCGATCGTAAATCGCCTCCGAGGCCTTGATCACGTTCAACAACCAGAACCAGATCCGCTTTCCCAACTTAAATCCAGGAGCACCCTGCAAGTAAGCGCTGAAGGGCTTGAAGCGATGATGCTACGGCGCGGACGCTGCTGCCACCCAATCCCAGGTGAAGAAGTGATTGGGTATGTCTCCCGTGGTCGCGGTATTGTCATCCATCGCCATATATGTGCCAATGCAAAGAATTACATGATCAAAGAGCCCGAGAGGATGGTTCCGGTGAACTGGAGAGACCGCAGCGAAAAGGTTTATGATGTGCCCTTGCGCATCACGACTACTGACAGGCAGGGACTATTAGCCGACTTGTCGGCGATTATGGCAGAAGCCAAAGTGAACATTAGCTCTGCCAGGATTCGAACCTTTAACAAAAATAGTACGGCTCTGGTGGAAATGACCGTGGATGTAGCGGATGCGACCCAGATGTCAAACATTCTTGCCAAAATTTCATCCATGGGCGATGTCCTTGAAATCAAACGCGTGCAAGCAGAGACCAAAACCTAATGCGAGCCATCCTGCAACGCGTTAACTTCGCCCGCGTTACGGTTGAAGGCGAAATAACCGGTGAGATTGGAAAAGGGCTTCTCGTCTTGTTGGGCGTCCACCGTGAAGACGATGAGGACAAAGCGAGAGTTCTTGCCAATAAAGTGGCTTGCATGAGGATTTTTGAAGATGAAGAAGGGAAAATGAACCGCTCTCTACTTGATATTGGCGGAGAAGCGTTGGTGGTATCTAACTTCACCCTTTATAGCGATACTCGTAAAGGCCGACGCCCCAGCTTTAATGAGGCTGCCCCCTATGATAGCGGCGAAATGCTTTATGAACGTTTTTGTTATTATCTCGAACTTGAAGGCACATCTGTAAAGCAAGGACGCTACGGAGCGCATATGGATGTGCTCCTCGAAAACGACGGTCCAGTGACTATTCTTGTGGATACCTGATAATCTCCGAAAGGCTCGCCTTGTTCACAAACTGCACTTTTTACGGTCATTATATTATTCCTGTTTAAACTTTTAGCTCAATTAGGCGATTATTTTGCTCCGATGTGATATTATAAGTCGTTACATGCTCAAATATACTAAGCTCAAGTTGGTAGGCAGTCCTGAAAGATGTTAGAAAGACGAAAGAAAAAGCACTTAACTTTTTCAGAAAAGTTTATTCAAGGGTGGTTACCCGCTATTTTAGCAGCCATCATAATTGGATTACTGCCAATTCATCAAACCCCCGCTATCTTTGCTTACTCAATACCTATCGCTATCATTTCAGGCTTAGTTCTTTTCTTTACATCTAATCTACGTGACTTCTTATTGTTGATTATTATTTACGGAGTTGCGTTTTATGCCGCCCTGCATAGCTCGGAATTAATCAATGTTATCTATGAAAAAGGTCCGGATGCAAACCCCTCAGACTGGGTGATGGTAACTCAATGGCTTATTATTGGGTTATTTGCCCTCGGGTCAGGAATTTTAGAATCGTTAAATGCCCCGCCCTCTTGGGGGCGTAGGTGTTATTTTTTGGCCATAGCCTCTTATTTTCTAGGTTCAGCCACGATTGCGTCGATCAATGGGGAATGGTTAAACATGATCGGAAGAAGTCTTATCGGCGTAATAGCCATATGGGGGTCAATCGCTCTCCCTTACCTAACTAACGAAGATAGTAAACAAAAGGCTCTAGAGGCAAAAGAACCTCCCCTGGTCGAAGAACTGAAACCGGATGTAAAGGTAAGAAGATTCGAGTAACGTGTTAACGTACTCTTGAAACCCACTTCGTTTTGAAGCTAAAGCCCGTGGCACGCTTTCGAAAGATAGGAATTACTATTTTCCTTCATCTTACCTCATGCTTTCTCAATACCTACTGGCTCAGATACTCCTTGTCTCCTACAACTCTCGCAAGATATACTACTGATTCAATTCAGGAAAGATAAAAGACAAAGTGTTCGGACTTTCCATAGCGATGTTGGCCTTGGCATTAACAATAGGACTGAGGTAACTGTGTTGGAGAACTCAAAGATGCGCGTAGAAGCGGTTAACTATAATGGGCAATATGGGTTGAATATGCTAGCTCAAACTGCGGATGGAATATGGAAGTTGGTCGGGTATGGGCAGCGGGATAAGGCTGAGGCGCCCTCATTTATCAACACATTCGTGGTTACTAATAAAGACGGCATAGAGTATCCCATCCCCCTAACAGAGAATATAAAGGTCTCTAATGGGATCAGACTTGAAGGGGAGAATGATCTTGTCCAACTGGCGGTAAATGTTAGTCTTCCTGAGAACGGTAATCCGATACTCGATCTCGAGCTAACGCGCAAAGGGACGGCAGAGTTGGGGAAATTTTATGCCAATTTTGCTTTCACGGGCGCTAGCTATGACAAACCGTTGGATCCGCATGAGTACATGAACGGCGGCGCATGGCATAAGTCAGAGAAGGCGGAGACTGCCTATGGCGAAGTGGACCGATCGCATCACTGGTTCCGCCATGTGCGCTGGCCGGCTACGATGGTGCAGAAGGAATCGGATACGTTCGCGGTGATTATTCACCCTTCGATGATTGGCCTGCGTGGGGAGACCATTCAGAATGCCTTCAACCTAATTTGCTGGAAAGACGGGCGTATTCAAATCGAGTGCGTGGAGCGCAATCTCCTGCCCTTAGACAAGTGGGCCACGGAGTTCATCGAAGGTCCGCCGCCGCCAGTTAACTACAGCAAACCAGGCGGAACGGCTAAATTCAGCTTTATTCTCTATGCCAATGCTACTTCGCCCCCGTATTTAGGATATCGCAAAGTCTACGACATCGTGCGCGACCTCTATATCAAACACACCCCCGAACCGCCAGTGTACGTGCCGCTTTCGAAAACCATGAAAGAACTCGATTTATGGCTATTCAATCGCTTCTACAAGTACATCTGGCGAAATGTGGATCAGGATAAGGGCGGATTTGTGTATTTCTGCTACTTCGGCACTGGGCACGTGGAAACGACACGCCTGTGGGAAGATTCCGTCTGCTACAACTGGGGGTTCAACAACAACCTCATCGGGGCCTATGGGTTCCAGCGTTACTATGAGATGACAGGCGATGAGAAATATCGAATTCATGCTCGAAAGGTCGTCGACCTGCTCATTAAGACAGACTCAATGATCACTGAAGGGCCGCTGGCAGGAGCTTTTCGTACATGCTGGGACGATGACCCCCTTCCATTCCGCAGTGAGTCCAATTGGAAGGGCGGCGATATGTGGTGGGTTGGAGAAGAGATCGGCCATGAAGAGGGCATGCAAATGACCACGGTGGACGAAAACTACACCGGCTTCAACGCGCCCATCGTGCCCAAGGAGGGCTACTGGTTCGTGGACCTTCTCCGCAGTGTCAATATGGCTGTCACAGGCTATTACCTACTCGATTATGCCGACATGACGGACTATCAACCGGCGACGGACTATGCACAGAAACTGGGCGAGTTCTTCCTTCGAGAGCAGATGCCCGATGGCGATTGGATGGGCATGTGGAACCCAAAATCGGATTATTGGGATTGGGTCAAGGAGCACGGTCACGAGAAGGAATTAAACAACATCATCGAAGGCAACAAATCCCAGTGCGGTGATGCGCTGGTGGTGTGGTTTTTGACCCGGCTCTATGAATCAACTCACGACAAGCGCTATCTCGCCGCCGCCGTGAAAGGGATGGACCACCTCTATAAGCATCATATCCTCACCAATGACTACTATGGCACGGAGTTTTATCCCGGCTTTACGACTGGGGGTTTGATGGATAGCAAGGCGCCCTTCTCCTGCTTCCTTGCAGGGATGGAGCTTTTCAAGGTAACCGGCGAGCGCAAATACGCCGACTGGGCCGAAATCTCCGGCGACTATATGCTTCTATTCTCCTATTGCTACGATAACCCATCGCTCGGCGAAAATCATAAATACGGCTGGACTGACTGCGATGCCTCTGCCGAGGGAGTGGACCATCGCGGCGCTTGGTTTGCGCAAGACTTAATGAAGTACTACACCCTCACCGGCAACCGTAAGTATTTCGAGGATGCCATCGGCATGATAAGAGCCTGGGCGCAAGGTCAGGCCATCCCAGAAGTGCCCATGATGAAGAACTCTCCCGACCGTGACCGAATGCCCGATCATGTCTGGGGTCTCTTCCCTGAAAGCCACAACGGCGGCCCCTACACCATCACCGGAGGCTCCGTCGATGTCGGCGAAGGCAATACCCACTTCATAGCCACCCTGGCGGATGTGTTTATGAAATACGGCGGCCTCTACGTCAACACCAAGTACGGCCATGCGTTCGGTATCGATGCTATTGACGTGATCAAGCAAAAGGTAGACAGTCGCAGCGCCGAGCTAACGATTAAAAACCTCTGCCCCACAAAACACGAAATCGACCTCCAAACCGACAAGTTAATCGAGTATGTAGAAGTAGACGGAAAACCCTGGCCTAATTGGAGCCACACAAGGGTGAAGAGCATCCCTGTATCAGGAACGCACAAGATTAAGGTTATATTTTCGAAGGGTATGGGGGC includes:
- a CDS encoding bifunctional (p)ppGpp synthetase/guanosine-3',5'-bis(diphosphate) 3'-pyrophosphohydrolase — its product is MKRDSSNSDLEDPEVLVELLAKVREYNPEADLPRIRRAYFFAEERHAGQARVSGDPYITHPLAVASILANLSMDVDSICAGLLHDLLEDTNVNANDIRVQFGETVLRLVESVTKLTWTAEGLEAETDYARNRQEVHRAAENLRKILLAMARDIRVMVIKLADRLHNMETLGCLTPERQKKIASETMQIYAPLAARLGIWEIKWNLEDFGFKYLYPEDYARISAHVAKTRLERVKNVHEAIRTLKEKLEQAGIRADVQGRPKHLWSIYQKTLTQGISIDDIYDLTALRIIVAAEPECYYALGLVHDLWQPIPSLFYDYIAKPKANGYRSLHTKVMGQTNEPMEVQIRTWEMHRTAEFGIAAHWQYKEGGKLDETYVDKLGRLRQQLFDWSSDSKSSSEFLRTVVSDLFSDQVLVFTPKGDVIDLPAGATAVDLSYRIHTDLGNHTIGAKVNGRIVPLSYQFQNGDIVEILSRQNASPSADWMKFVKTSHARSSIRSHLRRIHRTTNAQLGRQAIEKELKWLGLEPKEFFGEDKLQRIVEELNKENVEDLLASVGEGLISTNSIVNRLRGLDHVQQPEPDPLSQLKSRSTLQVSAEGLEAMMLRRGRCCHPIPGEEVIGYVSRGRGIVIHRHICANAKNYMIKEPERMVPVNWRDRSEKVYDVPLRITTTDRQGLLADLSAIMAEAKVNISSARIRTFNKNSTALVEMTVDVADATQMSNILAKISSMGDVLEIKRVQAETKT
- the dtd gene encoding D-aminoacyl-tRNA deacylase translates to MRAILQRVNFARVTVEGEITGEIGKGLLVLLGVHREDDEDKARVLANKVACMRIFEDEEGKMNRSLLDIGGEALVVSNFTLYSDTRKGRRPSFNEAAPYDSGEMLYERFCYYLELEGTSVKQGRYGAHMDVLLENDGPVTILVDT